From a single Pseudomonadota bacterium genomic region:
- the tuf gene encoding elongation factor Tu (EF-Tu; promotes GTP-dependent binding of aminoacyl-tRNA to the A-site of ribosomes during protein biosynthesis; when the tRNA anticodon matches the mRNA codon, GTP hydrolysis results; the inactive EF-Tu-GDP leaves the ribosome and release of GDP is promoted by elongation factor Ts; many prokaryotes have two copies of the gene encoding EF-Tu), which translates to KMVMPGDNVKMTVELISKVALEEQQRFAIREGGRTVGAGVVTRIVE; encoded by the coding sequence CAAGATGGTCATGCCCGGCGACAACGTGAAAATGACCGTCGAGCTGATCAGCAAAGTGGCGCTCGAAGAACAACAACGCTTCGCCATCCGCGAGGGCGGCCGCACCGTCGGAGCCGGCGTCGTCACCAGGATCGTCGAATAG